The Gymnogyps californianus isolate 813 chromosome 3, ASM1813914v2, whole genome shotgun sequence genomic sequence TTGCATGGCACGGAGCTGAGCACTGAAGCAGGggaaagtagaaataaaatttaaaaaaaaaaaaaaatcccttccccCAAGGCAGCTGCAGAGTGCGATGAAACCCCCTTTTAGGCACAATCAGCCCTGAGCATCTGGGCAAGGATGAGGTGGGTGCAAAGTGCACGGGGAGGAAATGTGTCAGCTGCAGCAtctgagagcagcagagcaaacTCAGACGGGAAATGAGCTTGCAAAGTGCACCCAACAAGATGATCGCGGGGATAAGTTGCTTCTATGGAAACTGCAGCCCGATGAACCAAAAAACAGTTTGATGGCAAAGTTTTAGCAGGAGCCGGCTCATGCCTGGTTTCAGCTACATTCCCCACcccctaaagaaaaaaaagggaaaaagctgcACAATGTGTTTCTTGttatggacaaaaaaaaaaagaaatggggacaCAGGTTTTTTCCTGTATGGGCTACATCATATTAAGCTGTAAGTTTAGTTCTGGACAAACAATCTCTTGTTGCATCTCTGGGATGGAGGTTAATGAATTCCCACAGATGATGTTGGCCAAACAGTGGTCGGCTTGTGACTTGATTTCCAGCATCATGATGTGAGGGGATCAGTATAGAAAAGCACTTTGAAGGGAAGAGGCTGCCTACAGCAGGATTGTTTCTACAAGCTAATTGTACTGAGTGCAGCTGCACAAAGCTGGATCAACAGTAATAGAAGGCGGCGCAGACTTCCTGACGCCAGCCCCGCAGAGCTCCCACCAACAGCCTGGCAATTCCAGATTGTTTTCCAGACCTTATCTCTCCcccaagtttttttttttttctttcgccctttttttttttttttttttaattttgtgacCGGAACAAAAGTAACAGGAAAATCCTTTGTGAAAGTAGAAAATGCTGTTACAGATCGGTGCCTTTCGCAGAAGTTGtaactaaatattttgcatgcattactctctccctcccgctcaaaagaaagaaaaggggaaaaaaaaaaagccaacccccAAACTtctaaaacttttctttgaatGAATTGGAAACGTGAGGCAAACAAAAGGCACCGGGTGGTTAAAAGCAGCCGGGTTTAGCGAGATATTTCACCTGGTACATTGAAAACTCCTGTATCAAAACATATTTGGACACCCCGCTTGGATAGGTTGAATGGTGTCAATGACTTGGAAACGGGCCaattttgacagatttttttttttttttttttagtctggcTTGATGGCTTAAATACGCGGCAATTAAAACCATTTACATTATTACTAGATGTTTTCGACAAATTTCATTAGAGGCATGGGACAGGGCGCGCGCAGGAACCTGCCAGTCCCTgaggggggcggcggcgcaGCCCCATGGGCTCTGCCGGGAGCCCCCTTCGCCCCGCGTCTGTCACGGACACCGGGAGCCCCGGCCCGAGGGGTTGCTGTGTGACCCAGGGGCTGGTCTTAGGAGACCTTAAAAAGCGAGAGAACAGGCAACCTTTATAAAAAGCGTGATTTTTCCTCATAGAAAATACatgggggggggacgggggaacgacggggacggggacacacGGACGGACAGGACAGAaattcccccctctcccccgcaccacagccggggcagcccgGCTCGCTCCTTCCCGCCCGGGTcgcggcggcccggccccgcggggcagcCCGGCGGGGGCCAGCGGCGCCGGGATCTCTCCCGCGGAGGCGCCCCCGCGTCCGTGCGCGATTTTGCCCGTTTtactcttttctctcccctttctgcGGGCGCCCCCCACCTcacattcccccccccccccccccccccccccccccccccccccgcggcaTGGCGGGGCGTCCGGCGGCGGCCCCCGCTGCAGGTGCGCCCGGGAGGGGGaagcggggccgggccgccgcctgccgccgccgcgggcgCAGCCCCGGTCGCCATGGCAGCCGCCTGAGCGGCGCCGCCGGGCccgggcggcgcgggcggggggggcggcggcgaggGGCTGATGTCACGGGGCTGGCGCCGCGCAGTCCAGGCCGGCcccgggcgcggggcggcggggcggggcggggcgcggcgcccggggcgcggggaggcgggggggggggggcgcccCCGGGGGCGGCCGCGCacccgccgccaccgccgcgcACCCCAGCGCCGCCGCGGTCTGGCGCCGGGGGCCCCCCACGGCGGGGCGGCCCgcaccacccccccccctcccccccggaGCGGAGCCGCGGGTTCGAGCctccgggcggcggcggggctgggctgggggggacgCGGAGGAGAAAGCGGCGCTCTGTGCATGGCGAGCGGGCGAGGGTTTCCTACCAGATGTTTGCAGCGGCGTTTCGGGGTTGGGAACCGGCCGTAAAAATCCCGGCTGAACACAAAAGGCGGACGCGGCTCCCCGAGGCACCCGCCGCCACACGGGGGGCCCGTCCGCGCCTGGGACGTGCCCTGAGGTCCTGGGGAAGAGCCCCCGAGGAGCAGCTCGCAGCCCCGGTGGTTTCGGAGAGTGCCCCCGGAGCCCACCCGGCTCCCCGCGCGTCCCCCCGCCGGGGCACGGGCAGCGGGAGTGCCGCAGCTGCAGAGACCGTTCGTGTGACATGTGTTAGAGAGCAGGGAGCTTTCAGAGGTGGCGAGCCGCTGCCAAAGCTTTCAGGGTTAAAAGCAGAACTGAGGGAATGAAATGTTACGGAAAGATACCTCAGCCGCTTGCCTACTCGCAGGCTCTACTTTTCGTGCAGAAAGCGCACATGACAATCATTTGATGACAGAGAAAATAACCAGGTTAGCCTCTCTTCGCACAACttctcagtgttttaaaaagcGTGCTAAGCCCTCAGTATGGAAAACGGAAACCATTTGCAAAGGGATCCTCTGCAAAGCCCGGACGGACGCTACTGTAACACCGCTGCGCTGTCCAAGAATGACAAATAACGATAGGAGAAGCATGAACATACTTGTTTACGTTGGCTATTATTATACCAAAAATAGCGTCAAAATTTCTTCCACTGGTGCATTcatgaaacagaaacacaagcaCGTTGACGGACTAAAACCTGTGGCCGCAGATCAAGTACCAGACACGCTTGAAACTGAGATCTTCGTGATGTAAAGGACTGAAGGCGCTCTAAGTGGTGATTTTAACCGAGTCGTTAATTGACAGggtgttttttattattatttactctCTTTAACTGCACTTGAACAATGTATTTGTCTTCCTATCAGATTGAACGCCGAGATTCACTTTCACCCTTCGCGTTTCAAAACGCGTTGAATTGTGTTCCTGTCAGCCTCGGCACCGCCTACAGTCCACCCCCAGAGAAAAGCCCCGGGGCGAACACCCTGGTGCGGCAGCCACCAAAATGTCCTGCTAGAGAATAGCCAGCCACCGGCGCAGGAATGCCACgttaattggaaaaaataccGGTCCAGCTCTCGGCAGCTTTGTCTCCAAGTGTCCGTAATGTTCCTCCCCCACAGCCCCAACTCCCTTAGTGTAGCTATGCAACAACAGCGCAGATAAATCCAATTATTTGTCTGCTTTTAATAGTTATGATTGACAGCACAATCCTCGCTGATTTTATGGACGTATGCCGTTACTACGTTTTTGTTTGCAATGAACACTAACGTACTTTAAGCATCCGGGTGGTTATTACAGAATTGCTGCGTTTTGTGTAGAATGTCATTTATATTAATAGTATATGTATGTCCACGCTTTCCTAAGTTTAACCTTCCTCAGGTAGTATGTGAAAAGACGGGTGGAAGCTATGTCGGTATGTTATACAGCCGTTACAATAAGCAAAacatagaaaaatacaatggagctaaacttaaaaaaaaaaaataaaggcactTCTCcagctaaacaaaaaaaccccaactttttcCTCTGGAATGTTTCTGGAAGATGTTTCATTGGCTGCAACCAAAAGCTGCAAAAAGTACAGCGTGTAGCAAGTATTTGCATTTGTCACCAGAAACAATCTATGCATAATTAATGACAGTACTGTGTCACAAGCACTGATAGGGTGCAGATGAGCAGCCTTTCAAGGGTAATACATGTAAATGCACTTCCAATATGCACAGTTCCTTAATGATCTCCAATTAATAGCATCATCTAAAATATCCCTGTCCTCACGAAGCAGGGAGCTAACAGTGACGCCTGACTCAGTCCGGGCTCTCGGTGCCCTGTTCTCATCAAGACAGAAAGTTGCAGTCGGTTTTTTATAGGTCTATCTTTATTCTTGATGCTTACATCTCCTGCTTACATCTGCAGCCTACAGTGCTCTGCTGCCGACCCGACCATTGATTTACGCTGCCGTGTTTTAAACAGGTACACGCAAAAACCGCTCCACGCTTTAATTCAGTGACTTTGGGGAAGGCTCAGCCTCCGCCAGCCCCTCGGTACAGCGTTATCTGGTTGTCCCACACGCTGTGCCCCTCGCCCCGGCACCGCCAGCCCTCACAGCTGCTGCGCGCTCACCCCCGCCTCAGCGCCGGTCCTTCAACCCGCCGCGCTCCGTGCCCTTACAGAGAGGGGAAcagcggcggggggggacgacacCCGCTGCCCCCGAGGGGAGGGAACGCGGACGGGGGCGCCGCGATGGCGCTCCGGTCTCCGCACAGCGCGGcccgccccgcggggctgcgACCCGCGCCTTTGTGGCGGGCCGGGCGCCAGCGGGCCGGCCGCGGGGGCCGCGCACTATTTACTCCCTCAGCTGTGCGGCGCGGCCACGCCCCCTCCCGGGATTGGCTCTCCAGGCGGAAGGCCCGCGCGGCCCCCGCGCTGCTCGCCCCACCAGTGAGGGCGCCCCGGGGTGATGGACGTGCCGGCGGCCGCCAATCGCAGCGAGCGCGGGCTgggctcggcggcggcggcggcggcggcggcataAGAGGAGGCCGCGCAGCCCTGCGCCTCAGTGCGAGCTCCGGCAGCGCCCAGAGGGGGAGGGCAGCGCCACCGCTCCGCAGGCTTCCCGACCGACCGACCATCCGCCCGCTGGAACCGCGCTCCTCGCCCGCCTTGCAGCATGAAAGCCTTCAGCCCGGTGCGGTCCGTCAGGAAAAACGGTCTCTCGGAGCACAACCTGGGCATCTCCCGGAGCAAAACCCCCGTGGATGACCCCATGAGCCTGCTGTACAACATGAATGACTGCTACTCCAAGCTGAAAGAGCTGGTGCCCAGCATCCCGCAGAACAAGAAAGTGAGCAAGATGGAAATCCTGCAGCACGTTATCGACTACATCCTGGACCTGCAGATCGCCTTGGACTCGCACCCTAGCATCGTCAGCCTCCACCACCAGAGACCCGGGCAAAACCCTTCCTCCAGAACTCCTCTGACCACCCTAAACACAGACATCAGCATCCTCTCGCTACAGGTAAACGCCTTCCCCCGAGCCCCCCGGCTCTCCGCTGACCTAGAGAGGGGAGTTTAAGTCGGTGTTAGAAATGCCTTTAGCGCAGAGCGCGGTGGTCACTGAGGGGACAGGGCTAGATGATAcggccgccgctccccgctGGCGGGGTCTGTAGCCAGACGTGCCGCGGGTGAAGCGCTTCGTGATCCAGGACAGTTTTCTCCTGCTTCCCCGAGTGCTCGGGCACCTCACCCTTACCCTTGTGGTGTTTTCTCCTCGCAGGCGTCCGAATTCCCCTCAGAGCTCATGTCAAGTGACAGCAAAGCACTTTGTGGCTGAAGCGAACGGTGAGTGCAGTGCATCTTATTTCTAAACTTCAGGTAAAAAGTGCCTCCCTGGGGAATGGGAGGCGTGATGGCTATTTCTAAAAATCGGTCCTAAAAGTTGATTAGGAGATGCCTTTATAATCAGTAAGAAATTAGACTAATAACTGAGTCTTACAGTCCAAAGTGTATTTTGTTGCTAAGGTTCATTaagcagcacaggctgctttGATACTACTCGCTGCTTAACGCAAAGTCTCTTGTTATCTGTTCTTGGAGTCTTAACTTCCTGGGCCAAAGGGACTGATTAAGTTGGGAATCTTGGCACAATTCCTTAAATTCTGTGATGTGGGATTGTCTGTGCTATCAGTTAAATAAGTGACTGCTTTTAATCAAATAATTGCTCTAAGAGGCAGACTGGCGCCTCTGAGCATTGCATTTACAGAGATCTAAATAGAGATTGGACTGAGAATCCTCTTTCTACCCTTTCCCTTGAGtgtatgttattttaatgttcaATTTGTGCTCTTGAGAGCGAGTGTGTGAGGGTGTATGTGTTGCATCTGGACGCCAGGGTTTGCCCAATCTCTGAGTGTTTGGTTAAATGTTCAAACTGTGGCTTCCTCTCTGGCGCCAGTCTGTCCGGATCTCTGCCCTGTTAGCATTCTCCTAAATATGCCTCTTTTCAATCTCTTGCAGGTGTTCCactgatgagatttttttttttttgcacaagaAAATGTCTACAGGATTTTTTCAAGgtgctgaatttatttttcagctgtatctGGAGGGGAAAATCCACATCTAACTAAAAggaccttttaaaattaataaagaagaaaaaaatcaagattgaTCTTTATCCCCACCCCATTCTTCAACTTGGACTGAACCTAGTTATTTATGAAGAGACTCTTAAATACCCTTTCCCTAGTTGGAAGGCTTCCTTTATATACTATTCCCAACGTGGGGAGCGAAACAAAAATCTCACAAGGAGTTGCCCATTTTAAAGCagactttgccttttttttccaaaggtggAGCGTGAGTACCAGAAGGATCCAGTGTTCAGGTTTTTAGGAAAGTCTGGTCAGAAATTACCTTTTTGACACAAACCTAGGACTGAATgctgtgtatatatttatatataaatatatatatgagtgAAACATTGTGAACTCTTTAATTAGAGTTTTCTTGTATAGTGgcagaaatacacatttctgcaaaaagtGTAATGATGTACTTAATCATGCTAAACTTTTTATAAAAGTTTAGTTGTAAACTTAACcctttttatacaaaataaatcaaGTGTGTTTATTGAACTGATTGCTTGCTCTATTCTTTGGGGACCAACTGTTTGCTGGCTTTgatttgtgttgtgttttgggtttttttaaaatacttatacATTGTTATGActttacaaagtaaaaattcaaatatgtagagaatataaagaataaaattaccTGAAGTGAATAATAATTCTTGTAACTTGGAAAACCTTATTTAAGTGTGTATTCCAAACTTCTAAGTGATCTGCCTGTAAACAGCGTGAAAGGAACTAGAAAAGGAATTTACTATAGAGGGGATGCTATTGACAAAGTGTTTGGAAACATACAAAAGCAGTTAATTCTGAGACATTCCCATGGAGTAttgcctctcttccccccaccccacccctgtGGATGATTCAGTTCTCAGTAGTAATGGCCCAGATCTGTTAATTTGTGTTTAGAATAATCACTCAGAATTAAGGGTTGTGGGTGGTTATTAGTCCCCCAACTATTAAATTTCTCTAAAAAGGCTTTGAATGTGAGAGTTGGTGATGCGTTAACATGGGATCTAGAATGATGAAGTGACTGTTGCCTTTCCACACTGGAATTTTCATGCTTCCATGCAATATTTCAATGAAATGGGGTTTCTAATCAgttgcagcagcttctctgtaTGACTAAGATACTGAGAATTGAGCTAAATCACTGTTGTGTTACTGATTAAACTTTGGCTGCTCCTAAAGGGACTCTTTCTCCATAAGAATTAAATTAAGTTTGAAATAGGAGTCTGAATTCCTGAAAGCCAGTAacagttatttcttctttctcttttgcccTCAGAAGCTATGCAATATCCCTTATTCAAGGGACACTTACTGTACCCTATGAATCCACTATAACTAGTCACTGTTCATTAGATCTGTTTAGTTGTCGTAAGACAGTGGATGCAGGAACTGTGCCTCACCAGATGACATTCTAATTTAAGCTCACTTATAAACTTGCCTGAAATAGGAAGTTAAGTTTTAAGTCCTACATATGAACTGAAGAGAATCACTTGCAATAGGAACGGAGGAAACTTCACTGATGCTTCGGGTAAGTACAGCGCTCTGGCAGGCACGGCACTTTGGGCCTGAGGGAGCATGTTTAGGGACTCTCAGAGTGAAAGGCAGGAGCCTCACCTGGGGCCAGTAACGCTTTCACCAGCAAACAGGTGGGTGGGTGGTGCtgtggggcagcagcagctgcctttcctTGCCCTTGACACCAAATCCATTCACGTAGGCTGGGAGAAAGCCAGCTCTGATCTCTTAATGCAGAAGCTGCCCTGCCCAAGCAGAAGCGCACCCTCTCAGAGGATCAATGCAATCAGAAGACAAGAAGGGTTAGcaaaagctgggggggggggggctgacACGGGACAGGGCTGATCTACTGCTTCTCACCATGCCCCCCCAGTCCAGCAGGGATTAAGGAAATCTCTCCGTGCAGCGCACACTGGCTGTGCCGCCTGTGGCCAAACCTCGCTACTGTCTCAACACCCAGAGTGCATGGTTTGTTCCAGCGTCGTGCAATGAACGTTTAACCCTGACAGCCCAGTACTAAAACATTTCATCGTCGCAAATCAACACGCCTCAGTCCCTAAAATACTCCTTTTCGTGTAATATTTTAGCTAACTCTGAACAGTAGCAGATTCGGGGTTTTAATCACAGTATTGAGATCTTCCTCCTTCCAAACTAGTAACAATCTAACGTAATCGCCACTCAATTTCTCcctcaaaactgatttttcaccCTGTTGTTCATTTTCGGGTGAGACCACAGTAAGCGTCACTTTAAACCCACAGTTCAGTTTATGAAATTAAAGAGCTGCAACAGTCAGAgcattgtaattattttaagatcAACCCCTTTAGAAACTCAGGCATTTGCACTTTGATATTTTTAAGCTACAGGATGATTAACACACTTGTAGAATGAAACCAATTTCCTTATCATGCATAGCCAAAAGAGAAATTCACAATTTACAAGGCGTGGGGAGCtgagcaggaaaacaaacaaacatgttttttaaaatgtaaattaagaaaggaaaaattttttcctctttcaggatTAACTAATTCATCGTCTCAACAATGCATTCCTATGATCAAAACTAGGGGCTTAAGCTAGGTGCTCTACTTAGAGATCCactctctggttttgttcttaagATTGTGTCGTTCAAAGATAAACAGCAAGGTCAAAGCTGAGTGCCCAAAGCCTTAACATTAATTCTTGAAGTTTCCTTGAAGATGTGGGATTTCTTTCTTGTCTAGCATTGTCATTGTCTCTCCAGAATAcatgagaaaaatctgtgaaattttCACCACTTTCCCTGGCCCATTTACTCTGAACGCAGTTGTTGCCCACAGTCCTGTTAACTGACTAGCTGAACACAGTAGATTGAGAGGACCCATACTCTACTACATGATAGCAAAATAGTTTTGGCAACAATCATATTTAAACACTGTAAAATCTTTTCAAGTAGGCCATACACGGAAGTTGCAAATGCACCTATAGACACATccccacagggaaaaaaaaaaaaggatccaACAAGAGATTGAAGAGGACTCTCCCCTCCAGAAGAGAGGTTTCCAAACCTGGCTTTGCTTGTGTATTGCCCTTAACAACACATGGACCAGCCCAAGCCATGAATGTGCACTGAAATGTCTCATTTGGATTTCCAGGGAACATCTTTGTATTATAAAACGTGTAACGCACTGCTGGTGATAGGTATTACAGCAGTTCAGAAATCAGCCGTCTCACACACATGGGTGGTAGGAGTCCCTCCAGTCTATCACCAGGTAAGGGAAACGCAGAGAGCAGACGGCTGGGTTTTGTTTACTCTCCCCTGGGAAAACAGCATTGTGTCTATTGCACCAAAAATATTCATAAGCCACGTAAAGAACCAGTGCCAACATTTTGACAAAAACACGACCGAGAACGCTGACTCAAAGCTAAAAAAGGACGCACCTTTGAGCTGCCGCCTctccgcggggccggggcgggtgCATGGAGGGCCACTGCCACCCTCTGGTCCGGGCGCAGAAAGCAGGCGCCGCTCCAGCCCACCGCTCGCGGTTGCTGTATGCAAAGCAAAAGACATGTTTTTAGAAGGGTAAATCGCTCgattctttccattttatgaaCAACAATCAGAGCACAGGTCTTCCATGGAttatttaaaatcacattttatagTTGCATCTGGGAAATGACGTTTTAGCTAATTCAGCTCTGCTAGCTGGGGATGTCACTCCTAAGAAGTAAAGTGGTTCGTAAAAATCTGAAGAGAAAGCTGCATTAAAGTAATAAATACTTTGCTTGTACTGTTATGGGAAAAGCACCATTTGATTAGCACTAGTTTGTATTTGACTCTGGAAAGTAAAACACGTTCTCTAAACAGACTGTAAGAGTAAAGTATGCGTTAAGGATTCTCCTATATAACAGTTTGCAGTCTGGATCAATTCATGCAATGtggaaaagatataaaataactTACTAATGAGAATTATCGTATTTCTGAGTAAGCATCTCTTTCTGTTTATGACTGTCCTTGCTTACTTACACGCAACAAAAAATGATTTACACAGCTTTTACTGGAAGCTGTAAGGAAGAGGGATAACAGAATGCAACTGTTGTGTGACAAAAGATTGAGTAAACTACATAAACGCTGGTATTgaattttgttcagaaaaaggTTTTCACAAATGTACTCTTTAAAACTACTGTTTTGCAAAAGGATCAGTATTTTCTGAATCTACAGATAAATGAAAACGTTTGATCTTTGAAATCCAATTTGTTTTATCCACATTACCGTTTTCCTCTCTAGAACAGCCATCTAAGATATCGTAATTCTAAAGTGTAAGAGCCAAATGCAAACActatttcaataaaacaaagCTTATATTTCACAGCAATAGTCACTGATTTTGTGAGCCACTTGCTAAAGTAAAttgaaggggaagaggaaacaaacaacTTTTGGAGTCGATCATAGTAACTGAGAGGAATTCATATTTCAGTTGGCTGCTTGCCTtgaaaaaacattaagaatGAGGGGACACGGGGCAAAGACTGTAAACAGGGCcaaactgagaaaaatgaattgcaCAGAAAGTGCTGCAGTGGACTTACTGCTGCTAGCTGCCCTAGAAGACAGCTCTTTACTTGCTGTCTATCCTCACAAGAATGTGATGAATGAACAGATAATACGACATTATATGAAGTTACAGGACCTATCCGGATTTGAAACAATTAAACTAACTACATTACTTGCCCAAAAGAGTATGTCGTTATAATTTCCAGTAAATATCCCCACAAACTACACCATGTCTGTGGTGAACAGTTTTATGAATAGATCAGGTATTGCTACTTAAAACTAAGAGCTTGAGCCAGCCGCTAAGTTTTACTACTGATGGCAGAACTTCAAAAGCTCACACAAAgctcttgttttatttctttttttaaacagaactggaCTGTAAATCTGctgaatttctctttaatttggAAGAGAACAAATTGATACTTACCATCTTGCATTTGAGCAGGCACAGGACCATCAGTATTGCCTCACTGAAGCCCACCTCGTGCAGCCCTCTCGCTgacagctgcagcagccagtgCCTAGGGAGGAGCGTAAGACCAGCGTCAGGTGGTCCTTCCTCCACGTACTCTCAGCATCTCGTGCTCTCTGAGAACAGCCTTCCTGATATTTTTGGCATGTAGATTCACTTTGTTGTACTGTTTGTCAACACAGAACTTGAATATCCTACCTGAGTTATACCtatcatcttatttttttcctcatcctgAGAAGAGGTGTAGTGCTctgaagggggagagagagggcaggaagaaaaggggaggaCAGAGATAATGTAAGACTATCTCCTGCATATTAGACTGGGCAAGATCAAAGCAGCGTATCTTGCCTTAAACAAGCAATGAGGTTGAAGTTCGAGTTGTGTTTTCAGTCTTGTGCAAGTGTCTTTCACCTGGAGTAGAGAGCCCAGCCTCCTACCCAGACCGACCATCTCACTCAAGCAGAAAGTTTCTTACGCCCCACAGAACTGAGTTGGTTTAGCTATGCCTGATACCAGCACCCCAGGGAAATGCAATGTACTAGACAACCTCTGGAAGTGTCCTTCAGCCATATTTTCTGTCAGCCTCATGCTCATCCACAAGCTCTACGTGATCTTTTAGAAATTTGTGCAGTACTTGAAGAGAAGGGATGTGATTACAGTCTACTGGAAACCAATGTagagagcagaaaatacagGAGA encodes the following:
- the ID2 gene encoding DNA-binding protein inhibitor ID-2; translation: MKAFSPVRSVRKNGLSEHNLGISRSKTPVDDPMSLLYNMNDCYSKLKELVPSIPQNKKVSKMEILQHVIDYILDLQIALDSHPSIVSLHHQRPGQNPSSRTPLTTLNTDISILSLQASEFPSELMSSDSKALCG